Proteins encoded together in one Rhodothermales bacterium window:
- a CDS encoding exosortase/archaeosortase family protein, with amino-acid sequence MLARLRQDVPDRLLGALFVGLCFVIFLTVDQAYWWRLKPDYLFGWLVPILVGYVVADRWPRLRSIVKSTEPIPLPALARNALGFGFAAALVAGLGLFLFGGLYRAGFGSTQPGSLALAAGFGGIVLGMIYFNTPAGRIGSVAPGSLWGALLSDARLAAVALFVFPALIWMISAPMLSAVENSVSLFLLRRVVAVVFGLFSFFGYPMIQEGNVLVLPNGRVGVVEACSGIRSLTGCLFAGAFLAAVC; translated from the coding sequence ATGCTTGCCCGACTGCGACAGGATGTACCGGATCGATTGCTCGGCGCGCTTTTCGTCGGGCTGTGCTTCGTGATTTTTTTGACGGTGGACCAGGCCTATTGGTGGCGCCTCAAACCCGACTACCTATTCGGCTGGCTCGTGCCGATCCTGGTCGGATACGTCGTGGCAGACCGCTGGCCGCGCTTGCGGTCGATTGTGAAGTCGACCGAACCGATACCGCTGCCGGCGCTGGCCAGAAACGCCCTGGGATTCGGCTTTGCCGCAGCCCTTGTCGCCGGGCTCGGCCTGTTTCTTTTCGGCGGACTGTATCGGGCAGGCTTCGGCAGCACCCAGCCCGGGTCGCTCGCGCTGGCGGCGGGCTTCGGCGGCATTGTGCTTGGTATGATCTATTTCAATACGCCGGCCGGCCGGATCGGTTCCGTGGCTCCCGGCTCGCTGTGGGGCGCGCTCTTGAGCGATGCGCGCCTCGCGGCGGTCGCCCTTTTCGTCTTTCCGGCGCTGATCTGGATGATTTCGGCGCCGATGCTGAGCGCCGTGGAGAACTCGGTGAGCCTGTTCCTCCTGCGCCGGGTGGTGGCGGTCGTGTTCGGACTTTTCAGCTTTTTCGGCTATCCGATGATTCAGGAAGGAAACGTGCTGGTCCTGCCGAACGGTCGCGTCGGAGTAGTCGAGGCCTGCTCCGGGATTCGCTCGCTTACCGGCTGCCTGTTTGCCGGCGCCTTTCTGGCCGCGGTCTGC